The Impatiens glandulifera chromosome 3, dImpGla2.1, whole genome shotgun sequence genome contains a region encoding:
- the LOC124931525 gene encoding inactive poly [ADP-ribose] polymerase RCD1-like isoform X3 → METSDRESKTSMDLKRKRPAEGEAQFTGLKQMQSLQCNALDDFQRLIKSGKLNASVNKSGPSPRPVMKSLIHSYSNFMTSQVPQRMMYYQDGQWCDSPQDFISLIKKDFQLKRAATLIEFNGRQLFLDFIHMLQLDLKTGLQQSIAWMDESGQSFLPNSYEDNHLESPPNHDDIRLQLEIGINGFHSTKAQESNAMLPNRVNEVEVEVQVQVEATQMVGNLSEFIDSRSADPDTDTVRKMFITGMNNIKGIEIVDIYRGSSASMEARLELFHKQVEITKKNRGDANVHYAWLPSSNEMLSSTMMYGVGDTRKLRCQSKFGDCVHLIPLRGTIFSARASAVDINGARHMVFCRVIMGNMEVLHLESEQFHPSSDEYDTGVDNLLNPRLYMIWNMNKNTHIFPEYVVSFKVHSDTKGFPAGIVARPQLQMAPGCGGGFQGRDAYSKQNFLLLFAVIANKIPPASMVLVRESYDLLQKLNISRSEFIKRLRMIVGDPVLRSSIQSLPMMERK, encoded by the exons ATGGAAACATCTGATAGAGAGAGTAAGACTTCGATGGACTTGAAAAGAAAGCGTCCTGCTGAGGGTGAAGCACAATTCACCGGCTTAAAACAGATGCAATCTCTGCAGTGTAATGCTTTGGATGATTTCCAGAGGCTGATCAAGAGCGGGAAGTTAAACGCGTCAGTCAACAAGAGTGGTCCGTCTCCCCGTCCTGTCATGAAGTCTTTGATTCACTCTTATTCAAACTTCATGACCAGTCAAGTCCCTCAACGAATGATGTATTATCAAGATGGTCAATGGTGTGATTCTCCTCAAGATTTTATCAGTCTAATTAAGAAAGATTTCCAATTGAAAAGGGCAGCTACTCTGATAGAGTTTAATGGTCGTCAGCTTTTCCTAGATTTTATACATATGCTGCAATTGGATTTGAAAACAGGTTTGCAGCAGTCCATTGCATGGATGGATGAATCAGGTCAATCTTTCTTGCCGAATTCTTATGAAGATAACCATTTAGAGTCGCCTCCAAACCATGATGATATTAGGCTTCAGCTAGAGATTGGGATAAATGGATTCCATAGCACTAAGGCGCAAGAATCAAATGCAATGCTTCCCAATCGAGTTAACGAGGTTGAGGTTGAGGTTCAGGTTCAGGTCGAGGCTACACAGATGGTGGGAAACTTGTCTGAGTTTATTGATTCTAGAAGCGCAGATCCGGACACAGATACTGTGAGAAAAATGTTTATAACGGGTATGAATAACATCAAAGGTATAGAGATTGTTGATATTTATCGTGGTTCTAGTGCTTCAATGGAAGCTCGATTGGAGTTGTTTCACAAGCAAGTAGAAATTACCAAAAAGAATCGAGGTGATGCAAATGTTCATTATGCTTGGCTTCCTTCTAGTAACGAAATGCTTTCTAGTACGATGATGTATGGAGTTGGGGACACTAGAAAGCTCAGATGTCAGTCAAAGTTTGGAGATTGTGTTCATTTAATACCCTTAAGAGGCACTATTTTTAG TGCAAGAGCTAGTGCTGTTGACATAAATGGGGCTCGACACATGGTATTCTGTCGTGTTATTATGGGAAACATGGAGGTCCTTCATCTAGAATCGGAACAGTTCCATCCTAGTAGTGATGAGTATGATACTGGAGTTGATAATCTTCTTAATCCCAGACTGTATATGATATGGAACATGAATAAGAACACACATATTTTCCCAGAATATGTGGTTAGTTTCAAAGTGCATTCTGATACTAAAG GATTTCCTGCTGGGATTGTCGCCAGACCTCAGTTACAAATGGCACCG GGATGTGGAGGAGGATTTCAAGGAAGGGATGCTTATTCTAAACagaatttcttattattatttgctGTAATTGCAAATAAAATACCTCCAGCTAGTATGGTGTTAGTTAGAGAAAGTTATGATTTGCTCCAG AAATTGAACATTAGTCGGAGTGAATTTATCAAAAGGCTAAGGATGATTGTTGGTGATCCAGTATTGAGGTCTTCAATTCAAAGCCTACCAATG ATGGAgcgaaagtaa
- the LOC124931525 gene encoding inactive poly [ADP-ribose] polymerase RCD1-like isoform X1, producing the protein MGPEQRLGLSSGRSRSKKREKFSPNLVSEFLLLVGIQLVEMETSDRESKTSMDLKRKRPAEGEAQFTGLKQMQSLQCNALDDFQRLIKSGKLNASVNKSGPSPRPVMKSLIHSYSNFMTSQVPQRMMYYQDGQWCDSPQDFISLIKKDFQLKRAATLIEFNGRQLFLDFIHMLQLDLKTGLQQSIAWMDESGQSFLPNSYEDNHLESPPNHDDIRLQLEIGINGFHSTKAQESNAMLPNRVNEVEVEVQVQVEATQMVGNLSEFIDSRSADPDTDTVRKMFITGMNNIKGIEIVDIYRGSSASMEARLELFHKQVEITKKNRGDANVHYAWLPSSNEMLSSTMMYGVGDTRKLRCQSKFGDCVHLIPLRGTIFSARASAVDINGARHMVFCRVIMGNMEVLHLESEQFHPSSDEYDTGVDNLLNPRLYMIWNMNKNTHIFPEYVVSFKVHSDTKGFPAGIVARPQLQMAPGCGGGFQGRDAYSKQNFLLLFAVIANKIPPASMVLVRESYDLLQKLNISRSEFIKRLRMIVGDPVLRSSIQSLPMMERK; encoded by the exons ATGGGTCCCGAGCAAAGATTAGGGTTGTCAAGTGGGCGCAGCAGGAgtaaaaaaagggagaaattttcTCCGAATTTGGTGTCTGAATTCCTCTTGCTTGTT GGGATTCAGTTGGTTGAAATGGAAACATCTGATAGAGAGAGTAAGACTTCGATGGACTTGAAAAGAAAGCGTCCTGCTGAGGGTGAAGCACAATTCACCGGCTTAAAACAGATGCAATCTCTGCAGTGTAATGCTTTGGATGATTTCCAGAGGCTGATCAAGAGCGGGAAGTTAAACGCGTCAGTCAACAAGAGTGGTCCGTCTCCCCGTCCTGTCATGAAGTCTTTGATTCACTCTTATTCAAACTTCATGACCAGTCAAGTCCCTCAACGAATGATGTATTATCAAGATGGTCAATGGTGTGATTCTCCTCAAGATTTTATCAGTCTAATTAAGAAAGATTTCCAATTGAAAAGGGCAGCTACTCTGATAGAGTTTAATGGTCGTCAGCTTTTCCTAGATTTTATACATATGCTGCAATTGGATTTGAAAACAGGTTTGCAGCAGTCCATTGCATGGATGGATGAATCAGGTCAATCTTTCTTGCCGAATTCTTATGAAGATAACCATTTAGAGTCGCCTCCAAACCATGATGATATTAGGCTTCAGCTAGAGATTGGGATAAATGGATTCCATAGCACTAAGGCGCAAGAATCAAATGCAATGCTTCCCAATCGAGTTAACGAGGTTGAGGTTGAGGTTCAGGTTCAGGTCGAGGCTACACAGATGGTGGGAAACTTGTCTGAGTTTATTGATTCTAGAAGCGCAGATCCGGACACAGATACTGTGAGAAAAATGTTTATAACGGGTATGAATAACATCAAAGGTATAGAGATTGTTGATATTTATCGTGGTTCTAGTGCTTCAATGGAAGCTCGATTGGAGTTGTTTCACAAGCAAGTAGAAATTACCAAAAAGAATCGAGGTGATGCAAATGTTCATTATGCTTGGCTTCCTTCTAGTAACGAAATGCTTTCTAGTACGATGATGTATGGAGTTGGGGACACTAGAAAGCTCAGATGTCAGTCAAAGTTTGGAGATTGTGTTCATTTAATACCCTTAAGAGGCACTATTTTTAG TGCAAGAGCTAGTGCTGTTGACATAAATGGGGCTCGACACATGGTATTCTGTCGTGTTATTATGGGAAACATGGAGGTCCTTCATCTAGAATCGGAACAGTTCCATCCTAGTAGTGATGAGTATGATACTGGAGTTGATAATCTTCTTAATCCCAGACTGTATATGATATGGAACATGAATAAGAACACACATATTTTCCCAGAATATGTGGTTAGTTTCAAAGTGCATTCTGATACTAAAG GATTTCCTGCTGGGATTGTCGCCAGACCTCAGTTACAAATGGCACCG GGATGTGGAGGAGGATTTCAAGGAAGGGATGCTTATTCTAAACagaatttcttattattatttgctGTAATTGCAAATAAAATACCTCCAGCTAGTATGGTGTTAGTTAGAGAAAGTTATGATTTGCTCCAG AAATTGAACATTAGTCGGAGTGAATTTATCAAAAGGCTAAGGATGATTGTTGGTGATCCAGTATTGAGGTCTTCAATTCAAAGCCTACCAATG ATGGAgcgaaagtaa
- the LOC124931525 gene encoding inactive poly [ADP-ribose] polymerase RCD1-like isoform X2 → MASLVKHALGRSGGIQLVEMETSDRESKTSMDLKRKRPAEGEAQFTGLKQMQSLQCNALDDFQRLIKSGKLNASVNKSGPSPRPVMKSLIHSYSNFMTSQVPQRMMYYQDGQWCDSPQDFISLIKKDFQLKRAATLIEFNGRQLFLDFIHMLQLDLKTGLQQSIAWMDESGQSFLPNSYEDNHLESPPNHDDIRLQLEIGINGFHSTKAQESNAMLPNRVNEVEVEVQVQVEATQMVGNLSEFIDSRSADPDTDTVRKMFITGMNNIKGIEIVDIYRGSSASMEARLELFHKQVEITKKNRGDANVHYAWLPSSNEMLSSTMMYGVGDTRKLRCQSKFGDCVHLIPLRGTIFSARASAVDINGARHMVFCRVIMGNMEVLHLESEQFHPSSDEYDTGVDNLLNPRLYMIWNMNKNTHIFPEYVVSFKVHSDTKGFPAGIVARPQLQMAPGCGGGFQGRDAYSKQNFLLLFAVIANKIPPASMVLVRESYDLLQKLNISRSEFIKRLRMIVGDPVLRSSIQSLPMMERK, encoded by the exons ATGGCTTCACTAGTGAAGCATGCCCTAGGTAGGAGTGGG GGGATTCAGTTGGTTGAAATGGAAACATCTGATAGAGAGAGTAAGACTTCGATGGACTTGAAAAGAAAGCGTCCTGCTGAGGGTGAAGCACAATTCACCGGCTTAAAACAGATGCAATCTCTGCAGTGTAATGCTTTGGATGATTTCCAGAGGCTGATCAAGAGCGGGAAGTTAAACGCGTCAGTCAACAAGAGTGGTCCGTCTCCCCGTCCTGTCATGAAGTCTTTGATTCACTCTTATTCAAACTTCATGACCAGTCAAGTCCCTCAACGAATGATGTATTATCAAGATGGTCAATGGTGTGATTCTCCTCAAGATTTTATCAGTCTAATTAAGAAAGATTTCCAATTGAAAAGGGCAGCTACTCTGATAGAGTTTAATGGTCGTCAGCTTTTCCTAGATTTTATACATATGCTGCAATTGGATTTGAAAACAGGTTTGCAGCAGTCCATTGCATGGATGGATGAATCAGGTCAATCTTTCTTGCCGAATTCTTATGAAGATAACCATTTAGAGTCGCCTCCAAACCATGATGATATTAGGCTTCAGCTAGAGATTGGGATAAATGGATTCCATAGCACTAAGGCGCAAGAATCAAATGCAATGCTTCCCAATCGAGTTAACGAGGTTGAGGTTGAGGTTCAGGTTCAGGTCGAGGCTACACAGATGGTGGGAAACTTGTCTGAGTTTATTGATTCTAGAAGCGCAGATCCGGACACAGATACTGTGAGAAAAATGTTTATAACGGGTATGAATAACATCAAAGGTATAGAGATTGTTGATATTTATCGTGGTTCTAGTGCTTCAATGGAAGCTCGATTGGAGTTGTTTCACAAGCAAGTAGAAATTACCAAAAAGAATCGAGGTGATGCAAATGTTCATTATGCTTGGCTTCCTTCTAGTAACGAAATGCTTTCTAGTACGATGATGTATGGAGTTGGGGACACTAGAAAGCTCAGATGTCAGTCAAAGTTTGGAGATTGTGTTCATTTAATACCCTTAAGAGGCACTATTTTTAG TGCAAGAGCTAGTGCTGTTGACATAAATGGGGCTCGACACATGGTATTCTGTCGTGTTATTATGGGAAACATGGAGGTCCTTCATCTAGAATCGGAACAGTTCCATCCTAGTAGTGATGAGTATGATACTGGAGTTGATAATCTTCTTAATCCCAGACTGTATATGATATGGAACATGAATAAGAACACACATATTTTCCCAGAATATGTGGTTAGTTTCAAAGTGCATTCTGATACTAAAG GATTTCCTGCTGGGATTGTCGCCAGACCTCAGTTACAAATGGCACCG GGATGTGGAGGAGGATTTCAAGGAAGGGATGCTTATTCTAAACagaatttcttattattatttgctGTAATTGCAAATAAAATACCTCCAGCTAGTATGGTGTTAGTTAGAGAAAGTTATGATTTGCTCCAG AAATTGAACATTAGTCGGAGTGAATTTATCAAAAGGCTAAGGATGATTGTTGGTGATCCAGTATTGAGGTCTTCAATTCAAAGCCTACCAATG ATGGAgcgaaagtaa
- the LOC124931525 gene encoding inactive poly [ADP-ribose] polymerase RCD1-like isoform X4, with protein sequence MGPEQRLGLSSGRSRSKKREKFSPNLVSEFLLLVGIQLVEMETSDRESKTSMDLKRKRPAEGEAQFTGLKQMQSLQCNALDDFQRLIKSGKLNASVNKSGPSPRPVMKSLIHSYSNFMTSQVPQRMMYYQDGQWCDSPQDFISLIKKDFQLKRAATLIEFNGRQLFLDFIHMLQLDLKTGLQQSIAWMDESGQSFLPNSYEDNHLESPPNHDDIRLQLEIGINGFHSTKAQESNAMLPNRVNEVEVEVQVQVEATQMVGNLSEFIDSRSADPDTDTVRKMFITGMNNIKGIEIVDIYRGSSASMEARLELFHKQVEITKKNRGDANVHYAWLPSSNEMLSSTMMYGVGDTRKLRCQSKFGDCVHLIPLRGTIFSARASAVDINGARHMVFCRVIMGNMEVLHLESEQFHPSSDEYDTGVDNLLNPRLYMIWNMNKNTHIFPEYVVSFKVHSDTKAGCCQLSVKLGLLKLF encoded by the exons ATGGGTCCCGAGCAAAGATTAGGGTTGTCAAGTGGGCGCAGCAGGAgtaaaaaaagggagaaattttcTCCGAATTTGGTGTCTGAATTCCTCTTGCTTGTT GGGATTCAGTTGGTTGAAATGGAAACATCTGATAGAGAGAGTAAGACTTCGATGGACTTGAAAAGAAAGCGTCCTGCTGAGGGTGAAGCACAATTCACCGGCTTAAAACAGATGCAATCTCTGCAGTGTAATGCTTTGGATGATTTCCAGAGGCTGATCAAGAGCGGGAAGTTAAACGCGTCAGTCAACAAGAGTGGTCCGTCTCCCCGTCCTGTCATGAAGTCTTTGATTCACTCTTATTCAAACTTCATGACCAGTCAAGTCCCTCAACGAATGATGTATTATCAAGATGGTCAATGGTGTGATTCTCCTCAAGATTTTATCAGTCTAATTAAGAAAGATTTCCAATTGAAAAGGGCAGCTACTCTGATAGAGTTTAATGGTCGTCAGCTTTTCCTAGATTTTATACATATGCTGCAATTGGATTTGAAAACAGGTTTGCAGCAGTCCATTGCATGGATGGATGAATCAGGTCAATCTTTCTTGCCGAATTCTTATGAAGATAACCATTTAGAGTCGCCTCCAAACCATGATGATATTAGGCTTCAGCTAGAGATTGGGATAAATGGATTCCATAGCACTAAGGCGCAAGAATCAAATGCAATGCTTCCCAATCGAGTTAACGAGGTTGAGGTTGAGGTTCAGGTTCAGGTCGAGGCTACACAGATGGTGGGAAACTTGTCTGAGTTTATTGATTCTAGAAGCGCAGATCCGGACACAGATACTGTGAGAAAAATGTTTATAACGGGTATGAATAACATCAAAGGTATAGAGATTGTTGATATTTATCGTGGTTCTAGTGCTTCAATGGAAGCTCGATTGGAGTTGTTTCACAAGCAAGTAGAAATTACCAAAAAGAATCGAGGTGATGCAAATGTTCATTATGCTTGGCTTCCTTCTAGTAACGAAATGCTTTCTAGTACGATGATGTATGGAGTTGGGGACACTAGAAAGCTCAGATGTCAGTCAAAGTTTGGAGATTGTGTTCATTTAATACCCTTAAGAGGCACTATTTTTAG TGCAAGAGCTAGTGCTGTTGACATAAATGGGGCTCGACACATGGTATTCTGTCGTGTTATTATGGGAAACATGGAGGTCCTTCATCTAGAATCGGAACAGTTCCATCCTAGTAGTGATGAGTATGATACTGGAGTTGATAATCTTCTTAATCCCAGACTGTATATGATATGGAACATGAATAAGAACACACATATTTTCCCAGAATATGTGGTTAGTTTCAAAGTGCATTCTGATACTAAAG CCGGATGCTGTCAGCTGAGTGTCAAACTTGGATTGTTAAAGTTGTTCTAG